In a single window of the Natronosalvus caseinilyticus genome:
- a CDS encoding right-handed parallel beta-helix repeat-containing protein — protein MARDTPVDSSSDQLPERNQSQTDDGILHRRSYLKLAGTAAGLVAGTGTAAATTGVDADVNIVDAGADNSGNTSINDVLESVHGYGTTIYFPPGEYRLDSFRNGADDWTWVGEDATFVVPSHVTEGYLHLTGNGWTIDGIDIDLSADGAAPVNFLHGGDWTFRNVEFIGRMSDPSSRANSELLYMDADHGTQGLVENVRAMDGSAAVDESSNRGGLQIVGSEGELTLRNVAVSGFANNSMYFHNMPGHLLIDNCYLEDTNTGIRIGGNTTVRNTVFNQSQAPPARWSGASAARGLWINSNSSTSGDITIEGCEFVMSDPSGAHAIYTSNSHEGIEIRDCVIRQDSNFYAVQLAEGGSGQTIIENVSITGDSSKAGIYLSGRNGARLRNLCLQKAGDGVRVRNSSDVRIENSTINVTGTPVSGSPATNGISNSGTCPVPDGDWAPEETNDEDNGNDDEREEATEPDGTPIRLEGEAEYRIAVSGDIQPAPEIAQWVTEGEQYGDGQVDWYLTGSWTEWYFTGEIESFELENVEEITVYLDGEEVDPDALGASDDAESTEKTLRLEGECDYLIEVSGNIRPDEEIAQWVTEGEQYGDGQVDWYLTGSWTEWHYTGEIETFEVDSTDDLRVFVDGEAVDPNSLAASSRADVESVLRLEGTTDYFVEVSGNIRPDEEISQWVTEGEQYGDGQVDWYLTESWTQWYFTGDIETFEVSSTDDLRIFVDGIEVNTSSL, from the coding sequence ATGGCACGCGACACTCCGGTCGACTCGAGTAGCGATCAGCTACCCGAACGTAATCAGAGCCAAACGGACGATGGAATCCTCCATCGGCGTTCGTATCTCAAACTCGCCGGCACAGCCGCCGGTCTCGTCGCCGGGACGGGAACGGCGGCGGCCACCACTGGCGTCGACGCCGACGTCAACATCGTAGACGCCGGTGCGGATAACTCCGGGAACACATCGATCAACGACGTTCTCGAGTCCGTTCACGGGTATGGTACGACGATTTACTTCCCACCGGGAGAGTATCGCCTCGATTCCTTCCGGAACGGGGCGGACGACTGGACGTGGGTCGGCGAGGACGCGACGTTCGTCGTTCCATCCCACGTCACCGAGGGGTACCTCCACCTGACGGGCAACGGCTGGACGATCGACGGCATCGACATCGACTTGTCCGCTGATGGCGCGGCCCCAGTCAACTTCCTTCACGGCGGCGACTGGACGTTCAGGAACGTCGAGTTCATCGGGCGGATGAGCGATCCGTCGAGTCGCGCTAACTCCGAACTCCTCTACATGGACGCCGACCACGGCACCCAGGGGCTCGTCGAAAATGTCCGTGCGATGGACGGATCTGCGGCCGTCGACGAATCGTCGAATCGCGGCGGACTACAAATCGTCGGCTCCGAGGGTGAGCTGACGCTACGAAACGTGGCGGTTTCGGGCTTCGCGAACAACTCGATGTACTTCCACAACATGCCCGGTCACCTGCTGATCGACAACTGCTACCTCGAGGACACGAACACGGGTATCAGAATCGGTGGGAACACGACGGTTCGAAACACCGTGTTCAACCAGTCGCAAGCCCCACCGGCGCGATGGTCTGGTGCGAGCGCGGCGCGCGGTCTCTGGATCAACTCGAATAGCTCGACTTCGGGCGACATCACCATCGAAGGCTGTGAGTTCGTAATGAGCGATCCGAGTGGTGCCCACGCAATTTATACGTCGAATTCCCACGAGGGAATCGAGATCCGTGATTGCGTGATCCGCCAGGATAGCAACTTTTACGCCGTTCAGCTCGCCGAGGGCGGTTCGGGACAGACGATTATCGAGAACGTCTCGATCACCGGTGACTCCTCGAAGGCGGGCATATACCTCAGCGGGCGGAACGGCGCTCGACTGCGCAATCTCTGTCTCCAGAAAGCCGGAGACGGGGTTCGCGTTCGGAACTCGAGTGACGTTCGGATCGAGAACTCGACGATCAATGTCACCGGAACCCCTGTCAGTGGAAGCCCGGCAACGAACGGCATCTCGAACAGCGGGACGTGTCCGGTCCCGGATGGCGACTGGGCACCGGAGGAGACGAACGACGAAGATAACGGGAACGACGACGAACGGGAAGAGGCAACCGAACCCGACGGAACGCCGATCCGTCTCGAAGGCGAAGCCGAGTACCGGATCGCCGTTAGCGGCGACATTCAACCGGCACCCGAGATCGCCCAGTGGGTGACCGAAGGCGAGCAGTACGGCGATGGGCAGGTCGACTGGTACCTCACCGGTTCCTGGACGGAGTGGTACTTCACCGGCGAGATCGAATCGTTCGAGCTCGAGAACGTCGAGGAGATCACCGTCTACCTCGACGGAGAGGAGGTGGACCCGGACGCGCTCGGGGCGTCCGACGACGCCGAATCAACGGAGAAGACGCTCCGACTCGAGGGCGAGTGCGACTACCTGATCGAGGTCAGTGGCAATATCCGCCCGGACGAGGAGATCGCCCAGTGGGTGACCGAGGGCGAGCAGTACGGCGACGGGCAGGTCGACTGGTACCTCACCGGCTCCTGGACCGAGTGGCACTACACGGGCGAGATCGAGACGTTCGAGGTTGACTCGACCGACGACCTTCGGGTCTTCGTCGACGGCGAGGCGGTCGATCCCAACAGCCTGGCTGCGTCGAGTCGGGCGGACGTGGAGTCCGTATTGCGACTCGAGGGAACCACGGACTACTTCGTCGAAGTGAGCGGCAACATCCGCCCGGACGAGGAGATCTCCCAGTGGGTGACCGAGGGCGAGCAGTACGGCGACGGGCAAGTCGACTGGTATCTCACCGAATCCTGGACCCAGTGGTACTTTACCGGTGACATCGAAACGTTCGAAGTGAGTTCCACCGACGACCTTCGGATTTTCGTCGACGGAATCGAAGTGAACACGAGCTCATTGTAG
- a CDS encoding YccF domain-containing protein, translated as MATQTQSSGVSTENRSVAVRAVWFVFVGWWATGLWLTVAWVLNLSIIGLPVGIKMINVVPKVLTLKDPEDDIVVDADGNVVGSAKKDQHSLVVRGVWFVFVGWWASGIWMGIAYLLSLTILGLPVAIIMYNKLPFVVSLYKY; from the coding sequence ATGGCAACACAGACGCAGTCATCAGGTGTATCGACAGAGAACCGATCCGTTGCCGTACGTGCGGTCTGGTTCGTATTCGTCGGCTGGTGGGCTACTGGGCTCTGGCTCACGGTAGCCTGGGTGTTGAACCTCTCTATTATCGGCCTCCCGGTCGGCATCAAGATGATCAACGTCGTTCCAAAGGTTCTCACGCTGAAAGACCCCGAAGACGACATAGTGGTCGATGCCGATGGAAACGTCGTTGGATCGGCGAAAAAAGACCAGCACAGCCTCGTCGTCCGCGGCGTCTGGTTCGTGTTCGTCGGCTGGTGGGCGAGCGGTATCTGGATGGGGATTGCCTACCTGCTGTCGCTGACGATTCTCGGCCTCCCGGTGGCAATCATCATGTACAACAAGCTTCCGTTCGTTGTCTCGTTGTACAAGTATTGA
- a CDS encoding peptidoglycan DD-metalloendopeptidase family protein — translation MTRKFSRRSVVKSIGITATGITGTAALSGSASAFSDGERVEVTASALNTREQPGTDSPIVATLNNGEVGEIMNGPTDKDGYRWWGVHWLDRNVWGWSVERYLQSTSGGGSESDFDWPITGYITSPYGARPGHYAVDFGANGNIGEPIYAAHSGVVDIRSYQADGCGYYLKLGHGNGYQTMYCHLNSFDVVQGESVARGQKIGGMGDTGNSTGPHLHFTIERNGNHLSIPGYDGETVTAGTRIPKDYPDI, via the coding sequence ATGACGCGAAAATTCAGCAGGCGTTCAGTCGTCAAATCGATCGGAATTACCGCTACCGGAATTACCGGAACTGCGGCCCTGAGCGGTTCGGCGAGTGCGTTTAGCGACGGCGAGCGCGTCGAAGTTACTGCGAGCGCACTGAACACGCGGGAACAACCTGGTACCGACTCGCCCATCGTCGCCACACTGAACAACGGCGAGGTCGGCGAGATCATGAACGGACCGACCGACAAGGACGGCTACCGGTGGTGGGGCGTCCACTGGCTCGATCGGAACGTGTGGGGCTGGTCGGTCGAACGGTACCTCCAGTCCACCTCCGGCGGTGGTTCGGAATCGGACTTCGACTGGCCGATTACCGGATACATTACGTCTCCGTACGGCGCTCGTCCTGGTCACTACGCGGTGGATTTCGGCGCTAACGGCAACATCGGCGAACCAATTTACGCGGCCCATAGCGGTGTCGTGGACATCCGAAGTTACCAGGCGGATGGCTGTGGCTACTACCTCAAGCTAGGGCACGGAAATGGCTACCAGACGATGTACTGCCACCTGAACAGTTTCGACGTGGTGCAAGGAGAGAGCGTCGCACGTGGCCAGAAGATCGGTGGCATGGGCGACACCGGCAATTCGACCGGTCCTCACTTACACTTCACTATCGAACGGAACGGCAACCACCTCTCGATTCCGGGCTACGATGGCGAAACCGTCACGGCGGGCACCAGGATTCCGAAAGACTATCCCGACATCTGA
- a CDS encoding DHH family phosphoesterase translates to MSTGVTISSISDYAILGCGSVGYAVAEELAEQGKDVLIIDRDENRVESLRDQDLDARTADIREVEAAELVADRSVVLILASDVEANKQAVERIRDTNGDQFIVARASDPVSGDELAELGADIVINPSTVIADSALRALESGELEHNAATLAGLLEETTGRLAILTQPSPDPDSIASGAALQAIAAHLGIESDIIYLGDIGHQENRAFVNLLGIDLLQWDDVEDQSVYDTVALVDHTSTEDLTLEVDVLIDHAEPEEGIEPFFTDIRPNMSSTSTIMTKYIQEFDMNVSEEVATALLYGIRAETLDFKRDTTPADLTAAAYLYPFANHDTLEQVESPSMSPETLDVLAEAIANRDVQGSHLVSNAGFVRDREALMQAASHLLNLEGVTTTAVFGVAEETIFLAARSKDIRMNIGSVLADAYGEIGETAGHSTQASAEIPLGIFTGIEISDDTRETLLTLTEEAVKRTLFDAMGVEGEGNGS, encoded by the coding sequence ATGAGTACGGGGGTTACAATTTCGTCGATCTCGGACTATGCGATCCTCGGGTGCGGGAGCGTCGGCTACGCCGTCGCCGAGGAACTCGCCGAGCAGGGAAAAGACGTCCTGATCATCGACCGCGACGAAAACCGCGTCGAGTCCCTCCGCGACCAGGACCTCGACGCCAGAACCGCCGACATCCGCGAGGTCGAGGCCGCCGAACTCGTCGCCGACCGTTCGGTCGTCCTCATCCTCGCCTCCGACGTCGAGGCCAACAAACAGGCCGTCGAGCGCATCCGCGACACCAACGGCGACCAGTTTATCGTCGCGCGCGCGAGCGATCCCGTCTCCGGCGACGAACTCGCCGAGCTGGGAGCCGACATCGTCATCAATCCCTCGACCGTCATCGCCGACTCCGCACTTCGAGCCCTCGAGTCCGGCGAACTCGAGCACAACGCCGCGACCCTCGCGGGCCTGCTCGAGGAGACGACGGGCCGGCTGGCGATCCTCACCCAGCCGAGCCCCGACCCCGATTCGATCGCCAGCGGGGCGGCGTTGCAGGCGATCGCGGCCCACCTCGGCATCGAATCCGACATCATCTACCTCGGTGACATCGGCCACCAGGAGAACCGGGCGTTCGTCAACTTACTCGGCATCGACCTCCTGCAATGGGACGACGTCGAGGACCAGTCGGTCTACGACACCGTCGCGCTCGTCGACCACACGAGCACCGAGGACCTCACGCTCGAGGTCGACGTGCTGATCGACCACGCCGAGCCCGAAGAGGGAATCGAGCCCTTCTTTACCGACATTCGACCCAACATGTCCTCGACCTCGACGATCATGACGAAGTACATCCAGGAGTTCGACATGAACGTCTCCGAGGAAGTGGCGACGGCGCTGCTCTACGGCATCCGCGCCGAAACCCTCGACTTCAAGCGCGACACGACGCCCGCGGACCTCACTGCCGCCGCCTACCTCTATCCCTTCGCGAACCACGACACGCTCGAGCAAGTCGAGTCACCCTCGATGTCGCCCGAGACGCTCGACGTGCTGGCCGAGGCCATCGCGAACCGGGACGTCCAGGGGAGCCACCTCGTCTCGAACGCGGGCTTCGTCCGCGACCGAGAGGCGCTGATGCAGGCCGCGAGCCACCTCCTGAACCTGGAGGGCGTGACGACGACGGCCGTCTTCGGGGTGGCGGAGGAGACGATCTTCCTCGCCGCTCGGTCGAAGGACATCCGCATGAACATCGGGAGCGTACTGGCCGACGCCTACGGTGAGATTGGCGAGACGGCGGGCCACTCGACGCAGGCCAGCGCGGAGATTCCCCTCGGGATCTTCACGGGGATCGAAATCTCCGACGACACGCGAGAGACACTGTTGACGCTGACCGAGGAGGCCGTGAAGCGAACGCTGTTCGACGCGATGGGCGTCGAGGGCGAAGGAAACGGGAGCTAG
- a CDS encoding PRC-barrel domain-containing protein: MDDTPQEITSLVGREVYSNNGVFVGEVEDLRLNVGGEAVTGLALGGLNYELFGDEVTTARGVILPYRWVRSVGDIILVTDVVERVKEPDEEEDELVA; encoded by the coding sequence ATGGACGACACTCCACAGGAGATTACCTCGCTCGTCGGACGCGAGGTCTACTCGAACAACGGCGTCTTCGTCGGCGAAGTCGAGGACCTGCGACTGAACGTCGGCGGCGAAGCCGTCACCGGACTGGCACTGGGGGGACTCAACTACGAACTCTTCGGCGACGAGGTCACCACCGCACGCGGCGTCATCCTGCCGTACCGGTGGGTACGATCCGTCGGCGACATCATTCTCGTGACCGACGTCGTCGAACGCGTCAAGGAACCGGACGAGGAAGAAGACGAACTGGTCGCGTAG
- a CDS encoding cyclase family protein, which yields MPVHDLSYPLETGMPVYPGSPPVAVEPATTVEDDGYATTNLSFDSHTGTHVDAPAHMRSDGPTLDDFDVERFRFRAILADCRPLEPREPVGADDLERAVAADADADTTGNEDEDVDLLVCRTGWETHWGTDRAFDHPYLTASAADWLVERELDLGIDAMNVDPTPGSDPAPDEPDGYPFHRTMFADDRILLENLRGVEALPVGEVFTVHAYPLAVANADGAPVRAVAVLE from the coding sequence ATGCCCGTCCACGACCTCTCGTACCCGCTCGAGACCGGTATGCCCGTCTATCCCGGCTCGCCGCCGGTCGCGGTCGAACCCGCAACGACCGTCGAGGACGATGGCTACGCAACCACGAACCTGTCGTTCGATTCCCACACGGGAACGCACGTCGACGCACCCGCGCACATGCGATCGGATGGTCCGACGCTCGACGACTTCGACGTGGAACGGTTCCGATTTCGGGCCATTCTCGCGGATTGCCGTCCGCTCGAGCCTCGAGAACCTGTCGGGGCGGACGACCTCGAGCGAGCGGTAGCCGCTGATGCGGACGCAGACACGACCGGCAACGAAGACGAAGATGTCGACCTCCTCGTCTGCCGAACCGGCTGGGAAACCCACTGGGGAACCGACCGAGCGTTCGACCACCCCTACCTGACCGCGTCGGCCGCCGACTGGCTAGTCGAGCGCGAACTCGACCTCGGCATCGACGCGATGAACGTCGATCCGACGCCCGGGAGCGACCCCGCCCCGGACGAACCGGACGGCTACCCCTTCCACCGGACGATGTTCGCCGACGACCGGATCCTCCTCGAGAACCTCCGGGGAGTCGAGGCGCTCCCCGTCGGCGAAGTGTTCACCGTCCACGCGTATCCACTCGCGGTCGCGAACGCCGACGGCGCCCCGGTACGGGCGGTCGCCGTGCTCGAGTGA
- the msrA gene encoding peptide-methionine (S)-S-oxide reductase MsrA, with protein sequence MERATVGGGCFWCVEAAYKELEGIESVTSGYAGGHVEDPSYEAVCRGETGHAEVVQLEYDPDVIGYDEILEVFFTVHDPTQVNRQGPDVGTQYRSAIFTHDDEQRELATAFIEELEAEGVYDDEIATEVESLEAFYEAEAYHQDYFEKNPTDAYCRMHAAPKIDKVRERFTERVAESTQ encoded by the coding sequence ATGGAACGAGCGACCGTCGGCGGCGGCTGTTTCTGGTGTGTCGAGGCGGCGTACAAAGAACTCGAGGGAATCGAGTCGGTCACGTCGGGCTACGCGGGGGGCCACGTCGAGGATCCGAGCTACGAGGCCGTCTGCAGGGGCGAGACCGGCCACGCGGAGGTCGTCCAGCTCGAGTACGACCCCGACGTGATCGGGTACGACGAGATTCTCGAGGTCTTCTTCACCGTCCACGATCCGACGCAGGTGAACCGACAGGGACCGGACGTCGGCACCCAGTACCGGTCGGCCATCTTCACGCACGACGACGAGCAACGCGAACTCGCGACAGCGTTTATCGAGGAACTCGAGGCTGAGGGCGTCTACGACGACGAAATTGCGACCGAGGTCGAGTCGCTCGAGGCGTTCTACGAGGCCGAGGCGTATCACCAGGATTACTTCGAGAAGAACCCTACGGACGCCTACTGTCGGATGCACGCCGCACCCAAGATCGACAAGGTTCGCGAGCGGTTCACCGAGCGCGTAGCCGAATCGACGCAGTAA
- a CDS encoding helix-turn-helix transcriptional regulator → MDELLAARNALLEALLETPRTKPQLVEQLSTSRSTVDRGIASLLETGCIERRDSAYLATETGRLACRARQDYLADLEQIERAEPILAELPLESIDLSFIREASIDVPSPQAPWTALETSMRYIREASAVYGTAPVVFDLYFDEFLESIENGGLRAELILDRNLFSSLDDEQHDRLREIIEADCGRLYTTPLEAPYAVWIAEGETVVAGLTVYSENGLAGVLRTDDPERVDWVRARYRERRAESELVWDPD, encoded by the coding sequence ATGGACGAATTACTCGCGGCGCGAAACGCCCTCCTCGAAGCCCTCCTCGAGACGCCACGGACCAAACCCCAACTCGTCGAGCAGCTGTCCACGTCCCGGTCGACGGTCGACCGCGGAATCGCGTCGTTGCTCGAGACCGGGTGTATCGAACGACGCGACTCGGCGTACCTCGCGACCGAGACTGGCCGACTCGCCTGTCGCGCTCGACAGGACTACCTCGCCGACCTGGAGCAGATCGAACGGGCCGAGCCCATCCTGGCGGAACTCCCTCTCGAATCGATCGACCTGTCGTTCATTCGCGAGGCATCGATCGACGTGCCGAGTCCGCAGGCGCCGTGGACGGCCCTCGAGACGAGCATGCGGTACATCCGCGAAGCGTCGGCGGTGTACGGCACGGCCCCAGTGGTCTTCGACCTCTACTTCGACGAGTTCCTGGAGTCGATCGAGAACGGCGGGTTACGCGCGGAACTGATCCTCGACCGGAACCTGTTTTCCTCCCTCGACGACGAGCAGCACGACCGACTTCGCGAGATCATCGAAGCGGACTGCGGCCGGCTGTACACGACCCCGCTCGAGGCACCGTACGCCGTCTGGATCGCCGAAGGTGAGACCGTCGTCGCCGGACTAACGGTGTACTCCGAGAACGGGCTCGCGGGCGTCCTCCGAACCGACGACCCCGAGAGGGTCGACTGGGTTCGCGCACGGTACCGCGAACGCCGAGCCGAGTCCGAACTCGTCTGGGACCCCGACTGA
- a CDS encoding cob(I)yrinic acid a,c-diamide adenosyltransferase, producing MDEPAANGGEREADSDGEKEGDIDGGPETEVDVDNESDVFENTPGGGTTPAARPITPDAPTAFGLVQVWWGDGKGKTTAAMGMGLRAAGNGFRVHMLQFMKGGASSVEAVRGEYNAIEALPGFSYENLGHYGWHGMADGSDDVDHEREARSGLERARDLVSAANEADLTTPFPLDSDPDEGVHMLVLDEILYAVESDLIEPESVIELLDDKPDSLEVVLTGGHAEPVYLLEHADLVTEVAKRRHPFDDGQRARRGTEY from the coding sequence ATGGACGAACCAGCGGCGAACGGCGGCGAACGTGAGGCCGACAGCGACGGCGAGAAGGAGGGTGATATTGACGGCGGGCCGGAGACAGAGGTCGACGTCGACAACGAGTCCGACGTCTTCGAGAACACTCCTGGCGGCGGAACCACGCCCGCCGCTCGACCGATCACGCCAGACGCCCCCACGGCGTTCGGCCTGGTGCAGGTGTGGTGGGGCGACGGCAAGGGAAAGACCACGGCTGCGATGGGGATGGGACTACGGGCTGCGGGAAACGGCTTTCGGGTCCACATGCTCCAGTTCATGAAAGGCGGCGCCTCGAGCGTCGAGGCCGTCCGCGGCGAGTACAACGCCATCGAGGCGCTCCCCGGGTTCAGCTACGAGAACCTCGGCCACTACGGCTGGCACGGGATGGCCGACGGGAGCGACGACGTCGACCACGAGCGCGAGGCCCGATCCGGACTCGAGCGCGCTCGCGACCTGGTGTCGGCGGCGAACGAAGCTGACCTGACGACGCCGTTTCCGCTCGATTCCGATCCCGACGAGGGCGTCCACATGCTCGTTCTCGACGAGATCCTCTACGCCGTCGAAAGCGACCTCATCGAGCCCGAGTCCGTGATCGAACTTCTCGACGACAAGCCCGACTCGCTCGAGGTCGTACTCACGGGCGGTCACGCCGAACCGGTATACCTCCTCGAGCACGCCGACCTCGTGACGGAGGTCGCCAAGCGTCGTCACCCCTTCGACGACGGCCAGCGAGCACGGCGCGGGACGGAGTACTGA
- a CDS encoding ABC transporter ATP-binding protein yields MVALRVAGLEKSFGSVTALSGMDFAVESGELFGFLGPNGAGKTTTIGILTGRLAPDAGEVSVLGTDPTTEPVETRRRVGILPEQQSPPSFLTPREYFEFVGSIRGLEPETVSARVDTWADRLGFASKLETLHTDLSRGQQQKVMITQAFLHGPDLVFIDEPLVNLDPLVQERVKAFLLEYVDRGHTIFVSTHNVDVAEAICTRVGFVADGTCRIVETTPDGGGLREQFLAYVETTDSEDVPTLEDEGSSPVARQ; encoded by the coding sequence ATGGTCGCGCTCCGCGTCGCCGGGCTCGAGAAGTCGTTCGGCTCGGTGACCGCACTTTCGGGGATGGATTTCGCCGTCGAGTCGGGCGAACTCTTCGGCTTTCTCGGCCCTAACGGCGCCGGCAAGACGACGACGATCGGCATCCTCACGGGCCGACTCGCGCCCGACGCGGGCGAAGTGTCCGTGCTGGGGACCGATCCCACGACCGAGCCGGTCGAGACGCGCCGGCGGGTCGGAATCCTCCCCGAGCAACAGTCGCCGCCGAGCTTCCTGACGCCGCGCGAGTACTTCGAGTTTGTGGGCTCGATTCGCGGGCTCGAGCCCGAAACCGTTTCCGCCCGCGTCGACACCTGGGCCGACCGCCTCGGCTTCGCGAGCAAACTCGAGACGCTGCATACCGATCTCTCGCGAGGCCAACAGCAAAAGGTCATGATCACGCAGGCGTTCCTCCACGGACCCGACCTCGTCTTCATCGACGAACCGCTCGTCAACCTCGACCCGCTCGTCCAGGAACGGGTGAAGGCGTTCCTGCTCGAGTACGTCGACCGCGGACACACGATCTTCGTGTCGACGCACAACGTCGACGTCGCGGAAGCCATCTGCACTCGTGTCGGGTTCGTTGCCGACGGGACCTGCCGGATCGTCGAGACGACCCCCGACGGTGGTGGACTTCGCGAGCAGTTCCTCGCGTACGTCGAGACGACCGACTCGGAGGACGTGCCGACGCTCGAGGACGAGGGCTCGAGTCCGGTGGCGCGCCAGTAG
- a CDS encoding bifunctional metallophosphatase/5'-nucleotidase, protein MPARVLQYSDVENACDEPARIGRLATALHQYRDADTIVVGTGDNTAPGVLPLVMEGRQALEFYDAVDPDLETFGNHDFDFGVDATREVVRRSPQAWLSANVQRNGGPFGSDVGVRPWTVLERNETRIGFTGVTTPRTVSLNPVATDIDVHDPVETARAAIDSLRDEGVDYVVVCSHLGRGDDALARQVDADVVLGGHVPSARNEVVEGTLLTRPGDGGTAIVDLSFERDGPTATIRRTTGLEPHVDVVRSFEALQAETGLDDVIARVDEPLDRSETTLFGGEAKLGNFVTDAYRWKTGADVAIQNSGGLRTGTTLSGDVTVADVISLVPFEEPVAVAEVSGSTLEAIFEGSAGLDLGFAEPDWWHAQVSGAVLEWDPTDHSVTVDSVGGDPLDPDQRYRVATSDYLFHTDDEFPALDPADRVERTEVCQYDVLVEYARRHGIDPAIEGRVRRLESRLESSERTE, encoded by the coding sequence ATGCCCGCTCGCGTCCTCCAGTACTCCGACGTCGAAAACGCCTGCGACGAGCCCGCACGGATCGGTCGGCTCGCGACCGCCCTCCACCAGTACCGGGACGCGGACACGATAGTCGTCGGGACCGGCGACAACACGGCACCCGGCGTGTTGCCGCTCGTGATGGAGGGAAGACAGGCCCTGGAATTTTACGACGCCGTCGACCCCGATCTCGAGACCTTCGGCAACCACGACTTCGATTTCGGCGTCGACGCGACCCGCGAGGTCGTTCGACGCTCCCCCCAGGCCTGGCTGAGCGCGAACGTGCAGCGCAACGGTGGGCCGTTCGGGTCGGACGTGGGCGTCCGGCCGTGGACCGTCCTCGAGCGAAACGAGACGCGGATCGGCTTCACGGGAGTGACGACGCCGCGGACGGTGTCGCTGAACCCGGTGGCGACGGACATCGACGTTCACGACCCCGTCGAGACGGCGCGGGCGGCGATCGATTCCCTCCGCGACGAGGGGGTCGACTACGTCGTTGTCTGTTCGCACCTCGGGCGGGGCGACGACGCCCTCGCTCGGCAGGTCGATGCCGACGTCGTCCTCGGCGGGCACGTCCCGAGCGCCCGGAACGAGGTCGTCGAAGGGACGCTCCTCACGCGACCCGGCGACGGCGGGACGGCGATCGTAGACCTCTCGTTCGAACGCGACGGTCCGACCGCGACGATTCGGCGGACGACCGGACTCGAGCCGCACGTGGACGTGGTCCGGTCGTTCGAAGCCCTCCAGGCCGAGACGGGTCTCGACGACGTGATCGCCCGCGTCGACGAGCCGCTCGACCGGTCCGAGACGACGCTCTTTGGCGGCGAGGCCAAGCTCGGCAACTTCGTCACCGACGCCTACCGCTGGAAGACCGGGGCCGACGTCGCCATCCAGAACAGCGGTGGGCTCAGGACCGGGACGACGCTCTCGGGTGACGTCACGGTTGCCGACGTGATCAGCCTCGTCCCGTTCGAGGAACCCGTCGCCGTCGCCGAAGTCAGCGGCTCGACCCTCGAGGCCATCTTCGAGGGGAGTGCCGGACTCGACCTGGGCTTCGCCGAACCGGACTGGTGGCACGCCCAGGTGAGTGGCGCCGTCCTCGAGTGGGATCCGACGGATCACTCCGTTACGGTCGACAGCGTCGGCGGGGATCCCCTCGACCCTGACCAGCGTTACCGCGTGGCAACCTCCGATTACCTCTTTCACACCGACGACGAGTTTCCCGCGCTCGACCCGGCGGACCGCGTCGAACGAACCGAGGTTTGCCAGTACGACGTGCTGGTCGAATACGCCAGACGGCACGGCATCGACCCCGCTATCGAGGGGCGCGTGCGTCGACTCGAATCACGACTCGAGTCGAGCGAACGCACCGAGTGA
- a CDS encoding universal stress protein: MTLVVVPVRYPLTNNSRRTLEEAIEVARERNAALSVLHVNLYQNGKTVTRTDLKSAVERQFGRLENTRYVVRSGFLVEETILDEVAGEEADVVVVGSKQVSRWRRILGRVMDNPNIERYLKNHLECEVITVGQAVA, translated from the coding sequence ATGACACTGGTCGTGGTCCCCGTTCGGTACCCATTAACGAACAATTCTCGCCGCACGCTCGAGGAGGCCATCGAGGTCGCCAGGGAGCGGAACGCGGCTCTCTCGGTGCTGCACGTCAATCTCTATCAGAACGGAAAGACGGTGACGCGGACGGATCTGAAATCGGCTGTCGAGCGCCAGTTCGGCCGTCTAGAGAACACTCGATACGTCGTCCGATCGGGATTTCTCGTCGAAGAGACGATTCTCGACGAAGTCGCCGGCGAAGAGGCGGACGTCGTCGTCGTGGGCAGCAAGCAGGTGAGCCGCTGGCGACGCATCCTCGGACGGGTGATGGACAACCCCAACATCGAACGCTACCTCAAGAACCACCTCGAGTGCGAAGTGATTACAGTCGGGCAGGCAGTCGCGTAG